Proteins from a single region of Sphingomonas swuensis:
- a CDS encoding Crp/Fnr family transcriptional regulator: MTSSPLACATCPVRDRAACSALGGEERADLARLGRHRTLVPGEVLFAADEDNDRCATLVRGALKISATERDGSERILSLVHPAGFVGELFAPVARFEVAALTASEVCLFSRREYEAAVERYPALARALLRRSSEDLFDLRSLVGIVGRHSAREKMAAFLLAMARAASSSPCQPAASFDLPLSRAEIGGMLGLTIETVSRQLTALEKSGAIRRVGLRGIELVDAAQLGS; encoded by the coding sequence ATGACCAGCAGCCCGCTTGCCTGTGCCACCTGCCCCGTGCGCGATCGCGCCGCCTGCTCGGCGCTCGGCGGGGAGGAGCGCGCCGACCTGGCGCGGCTCGGACGGCACCGGACGCTTGTCCCGGGTGAGGTGCTGTTCGCGGCCGACGAGGACAACGATCGCTGCGCGACACTGGTTCGCGGGGCGCTCAAGATTAGCGCGACCGAGCGCGACGGGAGCGAGCGGATCCTCAGCCTCGTCCACCCCGCCGGCTTCGTCGGGGAATTGTTCGCGCCCGTCGCCCGCTTCGAAGTGGCCGCACTGACGGCAAGCGAAGTCTGCCTCTTCTCGCGCCGCGAATATGAAGCGGCGGTGGAGCGCTATCCGGCGCTTGCCCGGGCCCTGCTCCGGCGTTCGTCCGAGGATCTGTTCGACTTGCGCTCGCTGGTCGGGATCGTCGGACGCCACTCGGCGCGCGAAAAGATGGCGGCATTCCTTCTGGCAATGGCCCGGGCGGCGAGCAGCTCGCCCTGTCAACCGGCCGCCAGCTTTGACCTCCCGCTGAGCCGGGCGGAAATCGGCGGGATGCTCGGCCTCACCATCGAAACGGTCAGCCGCCAGCTGACCGCGCTGGAGAAAAGCGGCGCGATCCGCCGCGTGGGTCTGCGCGGCATCGAACTGGTCGACGCCGCGCAGCTGGGGAGCTGA
- a CDS encoding TonB-dependent receptor plug domain-containing protein, giving the protein MSVPAAAQTVPATGDAPPPVATPVNGKKVFTPADFARFAPRSALDMLGQVPGFRIQGTDSGSRGLGQATGNILLNGKRLSGKSADPVDALQSIPAENVTRIEIVDAAEVDVPGLTGQVANVIYEAKKLSGQFGYQPQFRAHYADPLLTRFDVSVSGASGPVEYTLSLKNDGSRSSAGGPTLIERGGNTLFETRDDVWRGNFDQPQVSAQFKLDGPGSSVGNLNLLGRHFRYRYDERSARDRVSGPDLLRRTSIRQKGENYEIGGDYEVALLGGRLKFIGLNRSSDEPFFQEVRTAFDDGSADSGNRFVQDGRSKELIGRAEYRWKMGRTDLQLSGEAAFNSLDSASRLYALNAAGDYEELLFPFGSGKVSEDRYEGLLTIGRPLSSKVTAQLVVGAERSTIIQEGPAGKERTFLRPKGSLNIAAQLTPRYNLNFKIIRRVGQLDFGDFLARVFLDNENANAGNPDLVPTQQWRFELEQARDLGRWGKTRLNLVASFAEDLIDIVPVGEDGETPGNIDKGRAFSIDWNSTIQLDPLGLKGAKVDFRALAQTSRVRDPLTGRNRLYSGQTVRLLELGFRHDIPRSDWAYGFNANYSRDALAYRLTEVGRQYEGPVWLSLFVENKDVAGLTMRAGINNILNARSRWDRTVYAGRRNVAPIDFVETRDRLIGPILSFSARGTF; this is encoded by the coding sequence TTGAGTGTCCCTGCCGCGGCGCAGACGGTGCCCGCAACCGGCGATGCGCCGCCCCCCGTCGCGACGCCGGTCAACGGCAAGAAGGTCTTCACCCCCGCCGATTTCGCCCGCTTCGCCCCGCGCAGCGCGCTCGACATGCTTGGCCAGGTCCCAGGCTTCCGGATCCAGGGCACCGACAGCGGCTCGCGCGGGCTTGGCCAGGCGACTGGCAACATCCTGCTTAACGGCAAGCGCCTGTCGGGCAAGTCGGCCGACCCGGTCGACGCGCTGCAGTCGATCCCGGCCGAGAACGTCACCCGGATCGAGATCGTCGACGCGGCCGAGGTCGATGTGCCCGGCCTCACCGGCCAGGTCGCCAACGTCATCTACGAGGCGAAGAAGCTCAGCGGACAATTCGGCTACCAGCCGCAGTTCCGCGCCCATTATGCCGATCCGCTCCTGACCCGCTTCGACGTCTCGGTCAGCGGCGCGAGCGGGCCGGTCGAATATACGCTCAGCCTCAAGAACGACGGCAGCCGGAGCTCGGCCGGCGGCCCGACCCTCATCGAGCGTGGCGGCAACACCCTGTTCGAGACCCGCGACGACGTCTGGCGCGGCAACTTTGACCAGCCGCAGGTCTCGGCCCAGTTCAAGCTCGATGGGCCCGGCTCGTCGGTCGGCAACCTCAACCTGCTCGGCCGCCACTTCCGCTACCGCTACGACGAGCGGAGCGCCCGCGACCGGGTCAGCGGCCCCGACCTCCTCCGTCGCACGAGCATCCGCCAGAAGGGCGAGAATTACGAGATCGGCGGCGACTATGAGGTCGCGCTGCTCGGCGGGCGGCTGAAGTTCATCGGCCTCAACCGGTCGTCCGACGAGCCCTTCTTCCAGGAGGTCCGGACCGCCTTCGACGACGGCAGTGCGGACAGCGGCAACCGCTTCGTCCAGGACGGCCGCAGCAAGGAGCTGATCGGCCGTGCCGAATATCGCTGGAAGATGGGCCGGACCGACCTCCAGCTGTCGGGCGAGGCCGCCTTCAACAGCCTCGACAGCGCCAGCCGGCTCTACGCGCTGAACGCCGCGGGCGACTATGAGGAACTGCTCTTCCCGTTCGGCTCGGGCAAGGTCAGCGAGGACCGCTACGAGGGGCTGCTGACCATCGGCCGTCCGCTGTCGTCCAAGGTCACCGCGCAGCTGGTGGTCGGGGCCGAGCGCTCGACGATCATCCAGGAAGGCCCCGCGGGCAAGGAGCGGACCTTCCTCCGGCCCAAGGGCTCGCTCAACATCGCCGCCCAGCTGACCCCGCGCTACAACCTCAACTTCAAGATCATCCGCCGGGTCGGCCAGCTTGACTTCGGCGACTTCCTCGCCCGCGTCTTCCTCGACAACGAGAATGCCAATGCCGGCAACCCCGACCTCGTGCCGACCCAGCAATGGCGCTTCGAGCTCGAGCAGGCGCGCGACCTCGGGCGGTGGGGCAAGACCAGGCTCAACCTCGTCGCCTCCTTCGCCGAGGACCTGATCGACATCGTGCCGGTCGGCGAGGATGGCGAGACCCCGGGCAACATCGACAAGGGCCGCGCCTTCTCGATCGACTGGAACAGCACCATCCAGCTCGACCCGCTCGGCCTCAAGGGAGCCAAGGTGGACTTCCGCGCTCTCGCCCAGACCAGCCGCGTCCGCGATCCCCTGACCGGGCGCAACCGGCTCTACTCGGGGCAGACCGTCCGCCTGCTCGAGCTCGGCTTCCGCCACGACATTCCCAGGAGCGACTGGGCCTATGGCTTCAACGCCAACTACAGCCGCGACGCGCTCGCCTACCGCCTGACCGAGGTCGGGCGTCAGTATGAGGGCCCAGTCTGGCTAAGCCTCTTCGTCGAGAACAAGGATGTGGCCGGGCTGACCATGCGCGCCGGCATCAACAACATCCTCAACGCGCGCAGCCGCTGGGACCGGACGGTCTACGCCGGCCGCCGCAACGTCGCCCCGATCGACTTCGTCGAGACCCGCGACCGGCTGATCGGCCCCATCCTCAGCTTCAGCGCACGGGGGACGTTCTAG
- the nadB gene encoding L-aspartate oxidase: MSSYDVLVIGSGAAGLTAALNLAEHKRVAVIAKGALGEGATGWAQGGIAAVLEEGDSFEAHVEDTMVAGAGLNDRHVVEHVVSHAPAAIARLIELGVPFAEEDGALHLTREGGHSHRRIVHVADATGWAVQQALEKAAAANPNIVLLPDMVAVDLVTGRHGLRFSTEGAVHGLYAFNRASGKVETLTARATVLATGGAGRVYLYSTAPRGATGDGIAMAWRAGCRVSNMEMMQFHPTCLYHLETKNFLITEAVRGEGGILKHPLTSKRFMPDYDERGELAPRDVVARAIDNEIKRDGLDFIHLDISHRDPAFVREHFPNIYDKLMSLGIDMTREPIPVVPAQHYTCGGVVVDLDGRTDAPGLYAAGEVTESGLHGANRLASNSLLECLVFGEAAARDILARWDELPALAKVREWDESRVTDSDEEVVIAQTWGEIRRFMWNYVGIVRTTKRLERAKRRIDMLRQEVTDYYSHFRVTPDLIELRNLVEVADLIIRSALNRRESRGLHFTRDWQRTLAQARDTVLVP; encoded by the coding sequence GTGAGCTCCTACGACGTCCTCGTCATCGGTTCGGGCGCGGCGGGGCTGACCGCGGCGCTCAACCTGGCCGAGCACAAGAGAGTGGCGGTGATCGCCAAGGGCGCGCTCGGCGAAGGCGCGACCGGCTGGGCGCAGGGCGGGATCGCCGCGGTGCTCGAGGAAGGCGACAGCTTCGAGGCGCATGTCGAGGACACGATGGTGGCCGGGGCGGGCCTCAACGACCGCCATGTCGTCGAGCATGTGGTGAGCCACGCCCCCGCCGCTATCGCCCGGCTGATCGAACTCGGCGTGCCCTTCGCCGAGGAGGATGGCGCGCTCCACCTGACCCGCGAGGGCGGGCACAGCCACCGCCGGATCGTCCATGTCGCCGACGCGACCGGATGGGCGGTGCAGCAGGCGCTGGAGAAGGCCGCCGCGGCCAATCCCAACATCGTGCTCCTGCCCGACATGGTCGCGGTCGACCTCGTCACCGGGCGCCACGGCCTGCGCTTTTCGACCGAGGGCGCGGTCCACGGCCTCTACGCCTTCAATCGCGCGAGCGGGAAGGTCGAGACGCTGACCGCCCGCGCGACGGTGCTGGCGACCGGCGGCGCGGGACGGGTCTATCTCTATTCGACCGCGCCGCGCGGGGCGACCGGCGACGGCATCGCCATGGCCTGGCGCGCGGGCTGCCGGGTCTCCAACATGGAGATGATGCAGTTCCACCCGACCTGCCTCTACCATCTGGAAACCAAGAACTTCCTGATCACCGAGGCGGTCCGCGGCGAGGGCGGAATCCTCAAGCACCCGCTGACGAGCAAGCGCTTCATGCCCGACTATGACGAACGCGGCGAGCTTGCGCCGCGTGACGTGGTGGCGCGAGCGATCGACAACGAGATCAAGCGCGACGGCCTCGACTTCATCCATCTCGACATCAGCCACCGCGATCCGGCCTTCGTCCGCGAGCATTTCCCCAACATCTACGACAAGCTGATGTCGCTCGGGATCGACATGACCCGCGAGCCGATCCCGGTGGTGCCGGCGCAGCATTACACCTGCGGCGGGGTGGTGGTGGACCTCGACGGACGGACCGACGCGCCGGGCCTCTATGCCGCGGGCGAAGTGACCGAGAGCGGTCTCCACGGGGCCAACCGATTGGCCAGCAACAGCCTGCTCGAATGCCTGGTATTCGGCGAGGCGGCGGCGCGTGACATTCTGGCCCGCTGGGACGAGCTGCCGGCGCTCGCCAAGGTGCGCGAGTGGGACGAGAGCCGGGTCACCGACAGCGACGAGGAGGTCGTCATCGCCCAGACCTGGGGCGAGATCCGCCGCTTCATGTGGAATTATGTCGGCATCGTCCGGACGACCAAGCGGCTCGAGCGGGCGAAGCGGCGGATCGACATGCTGCGCCAGGAAGTGACCGACTATTATTCACACTTCCGGGTGACGCCCGACCTTATCGAGCTTCGCAACCTGGTCGAGGTCGCCGACCTCATCATCCGCTCCGCGCTCAACCGGCGCGAGAGCCGCGGGCTGCACTTCACCCGCGACTGGCAGCGAACCCTCGCCCAGGCCCGCGACACGGTGCTGGTGCCGTGA
- a CDS encoding ABC transporter ATP-binding protein: MNNDAAAIRIEGLGKTYAGGKRALDGISLSIRPGEFFGLLGPNGAGKSTLINILAGLVTKSEGQAEIWGFDIDKHPRNAKLSIGVVPQEILFDPFFTPSEALEIQAGLYGIPKPQRRTAELLAAMRLTDKANAYARTLSGGMKRRLLVAKAMVHSPPILVLDEPTAGVDIELRQQLWAYVRELHAAGTTVILTTHYLEEAEELCDRIAIINHGKVVADEPTPTLLARAQEKNVVVTIDRDLDAVPENICFDKVELKGERRLAITYRKDKVNAGEVLAALQRDGLGIVDVVTKEPDLEDVFLSLVRADG; this comes from the coding sequence ATGAACAATGACGCGGCGGCGATCCGAATCGAGGGGCTGGGCAAGACCTATGCCGGTGGCAAGCGGGCGCTGGACGGCATTTCGCTGTCGATTCGCCCGGGCGAATTCTTCGGATTGCTGGGGCCCAACGGGGCCGGCAAGTCGACCCTGATCAACATTCTCGCCGGTCTCGTCACCAAGAGCGAGGGCCAGGCCGAGATCTGGGGCTTCGACATCGACAAGCATCCGCGCAACGCGAAGCTGTCGATCGGCGTGGTCCCGCAGGAGATCCTGTTCGATCCCTTCTTCACCCCGAGCGAGGCATTGGAGATCCAGGCCGGGCTCTACGGCATCCCCAAGCCCCAGCGGCGCACCGCCGAGCTGCTGGCGGCGATGCGGCTGACCGACAAGGCCAATGCCTATGCCCGCACTCTGTCGGGCGGAATGAAGCGGCGGCTGCTGGTCGCCAAGGCGATGGTCCATTCGCCGCCCATCCTGGTGCTCGACGAACCGACCGCGGGCGTCGACATCGAGCTTCGCCAGCAATTGTGGGCCTATGTCCGCGAGCTGCATGCGGCGGGCACGACGGTGATCCTGACCACGCACTATCTCGAGGAAGCCGAGGAATTGTGCGACCGGATCGCGATCATCAACCATGGCAAGGTCGTCGCCGACGAACCGACCCCCACCCTCCTCGCCCGCGCGCAGGAGAAGAATGTGGTGGTGACGATCGACCGCGACCTCGATGCGGTTCCCGAGAACATCTGCTTCGACAAGGTCGAGCTGAAGGGCGAGCGGCGGCTGGCGATCACCTACCGCAAGGACAAGGTGAACGCCGGCGAGGTGCTCGCCGCGCTGCAGCGCGACGGGCTGGGAATCGTCGACGTGGTGACCAAGGAGCCCGATCTCGAGGACGTGTTCCTGAGCCTGGTGCGGGCAGATGGATGA
- a CDS encoding DUF4402 domain-containing protein: MCRTTFLGLPLLLLAAAADAQTVKSAVPRANAQSVLVYPLTVVTKNNMDFGYISVLGAGQAIIDPNTSALSVSGGITPMGGSPRPATFAGAARSAAVVNLRVPNQPITLTRVGGTETMQVRNFTLQGNDKRTLARLESFEFNVGATLVVNAGQAEGIYTGTFDVLVQYP, from the coding sequence ATGTGCCGAACCACCTTTCTGGGCTTGCCCCTGCTGCTGCTCGCCGCGGCGGCCGACGCCCAGACGGTTAAGTCGGCCGTGCCGCGAGCCAATGCCCAGTCGGTCCTGGTCTACCCGCTGACCGTGGTGACCAAGAACAACATGGATTTCGGCTATATCTCGGTGCTCGGCGCGGGGCAGGCGATCATCGATCCCAACACCAGCGCGCTGTCCGTCAGCGGAGGCATCACCCCGATGGGCGGAAGCCCTCGCCCGGCGACCTTCGCCGGCGCGGCGCGAAGCGCGGCGGTGGTCAATCTGCGGGTCCCTAACCAGCCGATCACCCTCACCAGGGTCGGCGGGACCGAGACGATGCAGGTCCGCAACTTCACTCTCCAGGGGAATGACAAGAGGACCCTCGCCCGGCTCGAAAGCTTCGAGTTCAACGTCGGCGCGACGCTGGTCGTCAATGCCGGCCAGGCCGAGGGCATCTACACCGGGACATTTGACGTCCTCGTCCAATATCCCTGA
- a CDS encoding DUF4402 domain-containing protein, with amino-acid sequence MRYTVYAAALAATTAFATPAFAQVAAPTSGSAEIQSRALILQPATIVAGNRLDFGTVVASNAAGTVTVNPDPNGILVSDTGGATAVTGASRGTFNGNGTPDSEVSVTVTWDSNLLHSSGSGDFLAFAGSSYGAGTFNIRPDGLFTVFVGGQIDVKAGQAPGEYTGKVYVDAQFQ; translated from the coding sequence ATGCGTTACACCGTCTATGCCGCGGCGCTTGCCGCCACCACCGCCTTCGCCACCCCGGCCTTTGCCCAGGTCGCCGCTCCGACCAGCGGCTCGGCCGAGATCCAGAGCCGTGCGCTGATCCTTCAGCCCGCGACCATCGTCGCCGGCAATCGCCTCGACTTCGGCACCGTCGTCGCCAGCAACGCGGCCGGCACCGTCACCGTCAATCCCGATCCCAATGGCATCCTCGTCAGCGATACGGGCGGCGCGACCGCCGTGACCGGCGCCAGCCGCGGCACCTTCAACGGCAACGGAACGCCGGACAGCGAAGTCAGCGTCACCGTGACCTGGGACAGCAACCTGCTCCACAGCAGCGGGTCGGGCGACTTCCTCGCCTTCGCCGGCAGCAGCTACGGCGCGGGCACCTTCAACATTCGTCCCGACGGGCTCTTCACCGTGTTCGTCGGCGGCCAGATCGACGTCAAGGCCGGCCAGGCGCCCGGCGAGTACACCGGCAAGGTCTATGTCGACGCCCAGTTTCAATAA
- a CDS encoding zinc-finger domain-containing protein translates to MQPPPEVLRVKTNAVSCDGSGDVSPALGHPRVYLRIDEKGFVECGYCDRRFVLIGGPADDQPAA, encoded by the coding sequence ATGCAACCGCCTCCCGAAGTGCTTCGAGTGAAGACCAACGCCGTCTCCTGCGACGGCAGCGGCGACGTCAGTCCCGCGCTCGGCCACCCGCGCGTCTATCTCCGGATCGACGAGAAGGGCTTCGTCGAATGCGGCTATTGCGATCGCCGCTTCGTGCTGATCGGCGGCCCGGCGGACGACCAGCCCGCCGCCTGA
- the tldD gene encoding metalloprotease TldD gives MTSITDPRRFLYAGALDPDEARRLAARHLSAHDDGELYLQYRRSEAFGFDDGRLKTADYHVGQGFGLRGVSGETTAFAHANELSAAAIDRAAETLQLLTPGKAPAAAPPRTNQAQYGSDDPLGQLAFADKVTLCQAIDAAARARDPRVVQVSVGLQASWSVVEIVRADGFVATDVRPLVRLNVSIVVEQNGRREMGFHGLGGRYDMNRLFDEGTWNRAIDIALAQALVNLDSVPAPAGEMTVVCGPGWPGVLLHEAVGHTLEGDFNRKGTSAFSGMLGQRVAAPGVIVVDDGAMHERRGSLTIDDEGTPTGRTTLIEDGILVGYLQDRLNARLMGVAPTGNGRRESFAHAPMPRMTNTFMLGGRDDPAELTARVKDGIYAKSFGGGQVDITSGKFVFSCTEAYRIRDGKLAEPLKGATLIGDGPTVLTRVKGIGNDLELDEGVGICGKGGQSVPAGVGQPTLLIEGLTVGGTG, from the coding sequence ATGACCAGCATTACCGACCCGCGCCGCTTCCTCTATGCCGGCGCGCTCGACCCCGACGAGGCCCGTCGCCTCGCCGCCCGCCACCTCTCCGCGCACGATGATGGCGAGCTCTACCTCCAGTATCGCCGCTCGGAAGCGTTCGGCTTCGACGACGGCCGGCTGAAGACCGCCGACTATCATGTCGGGCAGGGCTTCGGGCTGCGCGGCGTGTCGGGCGAGACCACTGCCTTCGCCCATGCCAACGAGCTTTCCGCCGCCGCGATCGACCGCGCCGCCGAGACGCTGCAGCTGCTCACCCCCGGGAAGGCGCCCGCCGCCGCTCCGCCGCGCACCAACCAGGCGCAGTATGGCAGCGACGATCCGCTCGGACAGCTCGCCTTCGCCGACAAGGTGACCCTCTGCCAGGCGATCGACGCCGCCGCCCGCGCCCGCGATCCGCGCGTGGTCCAGGTCAGCGTCGGGCTCCAGGCGAGCTGGTCGGTGGTCGAGATCGTCCGGGCCGACGGCTTCGTCGCGACCGACGTCCGCCCGCTCGTCCGCTTGAACGTCTCGATCGTGGTCGAGCAGAACGGCCGCCGCGAGATGGGCTTCCACGGGCTCGGCGGTCGCTACGACATGAACCGGCTGTTCGACGAAGGCACCTGGAACCGGGCGATCGACATCGCGCTCGCGCAGGCGCTGGTGAACCTCGATTCGGTCCCCGCTCCGGCGGGCGAGATGACCGTGGTGTGCGGCCCCGGCTGGCCCGGTGTCCTCCTCCACGAAGCGGTCGGCCATACGCTCGAAGGCGACTTCAACCGCAAGGGCACCAGCGCCTTCTCCGGGATGCTCGGCCAGCGGGTCGCGGCGCCGGGCGTCATCGTGGTCGACGACGGCGCGATGCACGAGCGGCGCGGAAGCCTGACCATCGACGACGAGGGCACGCCGACCGGCCGGACCACGCTGATCGAGGACGGGATCCTCGTCGGCTATCTCCAGGACCGCCTCAATGCGCGGCTGATGGGAGTCGCTCCCACCGGCAACGGTCGCCGCGAGAGCTTCGCCCATGCGCCGATGCCGCGGATGACCAACACCTTCATGCTCGGCGGCCGCGACGATCCTGCCGAGCTCACCGCGCGGGTCAAGGACGGCATCTACGCCAAGAGCTTCGGCGGCGGGCAGGTCGACATCACCAGCGGCAAGTTCGTCTTCTCCTGCACCGAGGCCTACCGGATCCGCGACGGCAAGCTGGCCGAGCCGCTGAAAGGCGCGACCCTGATCGGCGACGGCCCGACCGTGCTGACCCGGGTCAAGGGCATCGGCAACGATCTCGAGCTCGACGAGGGCGTCGGCATCTGCGGCAAGGGCGGACAGAGCGTGCCCGCGGGAGTCGGCCAGCCGACCCTGCTGATCGAGGGACTGACGGTCGGCGGGACGGGCTAG
- a CDS encoding TIGR01244 family sulfur transferase, which produces MTIFKPLDERTLVAGQIDVADLEEARRQGVTMVVNNRPDGEDEGQPTSDSLQAAAEAAGLDYRHIPIARGMGPAQIEEMHSAMSELGEGGKMLAFCRSGMRSTLAWAVACRENGVARDELERRAAEAGYSLSAVDHLL; this is translated from the coding sequence ATGACGATATTCAAGCCGCTTGACGAGAGGACGCTCGTCGCCGGGCAGATCGACGTCGCCGACCTCGAGGAAGCGCGCCGGCAGGGCGTGACCATGGTCGTCAACAACCGTCCCGACGGCGAGGACGAGGGGCAGCCGACCAGCGACTCGTTGCAGGCGGCGGCCGAGGCGGCGGGGCTCGACTATCGCCATATCCCGATCGCGCGCGGAATGGGCCCGGCGCAGATCGAGGAGATGCATTCGGCGATGAGCGAGCTTGGCGAAGGCGGCAAGATGCTGGCCTTCTGCCGCTCGGGCATGCGCTCGACCCTCGCCTGGGCGGTCGCCTGCCGCGAGAACGGCGTCGCCCGCGACGAGCTCGAGCGGCGCGCCGCCGAGGCCGGCTACAGCCTCAGCGCCGTGGACCATCTGCTTTAA
- a CDS encoding sterol desaturase family protein, translating into MTLPDPVILAIPFFLATLALETWWLRRAGRGPDLRDSATSVGLGLGSLAAGALTAGLVFALGQWLHGFAPVAVPIAWWSFLLCFVLDDLAYYAFHRSAHRVRWFWASHVVHHSSEAYNLSTALRQTWTGFVSLNFLFRLPLFLIFPPELMLFCAGVNLVYQYWIHTETIGRMPGWFEAVMNTPSHHRVHHAVNPRYLDRNYAGVFIVWDRLFGTFEPERADDRPRYGIVTPLRSRNILWAALHEWVGIARDLRAAPGGSRLGYLWREPGWSHDGSRETSDSIRATWHKRAADEETRNDDIQAA; encoded by the coding sequence ATGACCCTGCCCGATCCGGTCATCCTCGCCATTCCCTTCTTCCTCGCCACGCTGGCGCTGGAGACATGGTGGCTGCGGCGCGCCGGGCGCGGGCCGGACCTGAGGGACTCGGCGACGAGCGTCGGACTGGGGCTCGGAAGCCTCGCGGCGGGCGCGCTTACGGCGGGGCTGGTGTTCGCGCTCGGGCAGTGGCTGCACGGCTTCGCGCCGGTCGCGGTGCCGATCGCCTGGTGGAGCTTCCTCCTCTGCTTCGTGCTCGACGATCTCGCCTATTACGCCTTCCACCGCTCGGCCCACCGGGTGCGCTGGTTCTGGGCGAGCCACGTCGTCCACCATTCGAGCGAGGCCTACAATCTCTCGACCGCGCTGCGGCAGACCTGGACCGGCTTCGTCAGCCTCAACTTCCTGTTCCGGCTGCCGCTGTTCCTGATCTTCCCGCCCGAGCTGATGCTGTTCTGTGCGGGGGTGAACCTCGTCTACCAATATTGGATTCACACCGAGACGATCGGGCGGATGCCGGGCTGGTTCGAGGCGGTGATGAATACGCCCTCGCACCACCGGGTCCACCATGCGGTCAATCCGCGCTACCTCGACCGCAACTATGCCGGGGTGTTCATCGTCTGGGACCGATTGTTCGGGACCTTCGAGCCCGAGCGGGCCGACGATCGGCCGCGCTACGGAATCGTCACGCCGCTCAGGTCGCGAAACATCCTGTGGGCGGCGCTGCACGAGTGGGTCGGGATCGCGCGCGACCTGAGGGCCGCGCCGGGCGGGTCGCGGCTCGGCTATCTGTGGCGCGAACCCGGCTGGAGCCACGATGGAAGCCGGGAAACCAGCGACAGCATCCGCGCGACGTGGCACAAGCGCGCGGCTGACGAGGAGACGAGGAATGACGATATTCAAGCCGCTTGA